One window of the Chitinophaga niabensis genome contains the following:
- a CDS encoding EboA domain-containing protein yields MGYAYEQHKVSSDLYQTILNHASEKGKKWLEERLGAWKEQGTLQQFNLAFTAAPRFLGRDEINTTDPRLEGYTLDRLFRSWWLLQLPVTDQQQYVQTIENLFNSAEMNEQVALYGALPLLAFPEAWKLRTAEGIRSNIGVVLEAIMLHNPYPAKYLDEAAWNQLVLKAFFTEKPVHKIEGLDERANPTLARILCDYAHERRAAGRAVHPMLWRLVGPFINETNFPDIERTWYSEHHAEREAAALACSMSTYGPAQTLLDSRSDVKADIAAGKLSWETVAGRVNG; encoded by the coding sequence ATGGGATACGCATATGAGCAGCATAAAGTCTCCTCGGACCTATATCAGACCATTCTTAACCATGCATCAGAAAAAGGGAAAAAGTGGCTGGAGGAGCGTTTGGGAGCCTGGAAAGAGCAGGGGACCCTGCAACAGTTCAATCTCGCCTTTACGGCGGCCCCCCGTTTTTTAGGACGGGATGAGATAAATACCACAGATCCAAGGCTGGAAGGATATACACTGGACCGTTTGTTCCGTTCCTGGTGGTTATTGCAGCTGCCTGTTACGGATCAGCAGCAATACGTGCAGACGATAGAGAACCTGTTCAATTCTGCTGAAATGAATGAGCAGGTGGCTTTGTACGGAGCCCTGCCTTTACTGGCATTTCCGGAAGCCTGGAAGCTGCGTACGGCAGAAGGGATCAGATCCAATATAGGTGTGGTTTTAGAAGCTATTATGCTCCATAACCCTTACCCAGCAAAGTACCTGGACGAAGCTGCCTGGAACCAGCTGGTGCTCAAGGCTTTTTTTACAGAAAAACCGGTGCATAAGATAGAAGGTCTGGATGAACGGGCAAACCCAACACTGGCAAGGATCCTGTGTGATTATGCACATGAAAGGAGAGCTGCCGGAAGAGCAGTGCATCCCATGTTATGGCGGCTGGTAGGGCCTTTCATCAATGAAACCAATTTCCCTGATATTGAAAGGACCTGGTATTCAGAACATCATGCAGAGCGGGAAGCCGCTGCCCTGGCCTGTTCTATGAGTACATACGGTCCTGCGCAGACACTGCTGGACAGTCGTTCCGATGTAAAAGCAGATATTGCAGCCGGAAAGCTGAGCTGGGAAACCGTTGCCGGTCGTGTAAATGGCTAA
- a CDS encoding transmembrane 220 family protein has protein sequence MKIFNVVFCVLFILFAALQWNDPDPYIWMPIYLYGAVFCGLAATGSYYKGWYLFGILAYLGYAIYLFFTKDGVLDWATEHHAENIAGAMKASTPWIEDTREFFGLFILIIVLLVNFVHASQKKAKKMRKKMMKIG, from the coding sequence ATGAAAATATTCAATGTTGTTTTTTGTGTGCTGTTCATCTTATTCGCCGCGCTTCAGTGGAACGACCCGGACCCTTACATCTGGATGCCCATCTATCTCTACGGGGCTGTTTTCTGTGGTTTAGCCGCCACCGGCAGCTATTATAAAGGCTGGTACCTCTTCGGTATCCTGGCCTACCTGGGTTACGCTATCTACCTCTTTTTCACGAAAGACGGGGTGCTGGACTGGGCAACAGAACACCATGCGGAAAATATTGCCGGCGCCATGAAGGCCTCCACTCCCTGGATTGAAGATACCCGGGAATTTTTTGGTCTTTTTATCCTGATCATCGTATTGCTGGTGAATTTTGTACATGCCAGCCAGAAAAAAGCCAAGAAAATGAGGAAAAAGATGATGAAGATCGGGTAA
- a CDS encoding ThuA domain-containing protein, producing MRHFFIILILAVMGIGAVSCSKTRPGVPKVLVFTKTTGFRHASIPAGIKAIQQLGKENGFEVDTTENAERFTEDSLQQYAAVIFLNTTGDVLNSRQEADFERYIQAGGGYVGIHAATDTEYDWPWYGKLAGAYFESHPPGTAKAKLIIKDKSHAATKHLQDTWEHTDEWYNFKNVNKETKVLIAVDEKSYTGGKMGEDHPISWYHNYDGGRAFYTELGHTEESYTESAYLQHILGGIQYAMGKNQVLDYAKATTQRLPDEDRFTKQVLNSGNFFEPTEMAILPNLDILVVQRRGEILFYNNTTKALSQVGFLNVYHKTDVPKVNAEEGLMGIAADPEFAKNNYIYLFYSPVDTSVNRLSRFVFKDNKVVPESEKVILQFYSQRNICCHTGGSITFGPDGLLYLSTGDNTTPFDEPDQPYVSKGFGPQDDRPGHLQYDGRRTSSNTNDLRGKILRIRLKEDGSYEIPEGNLFKASDKTKAEIYTMGTRNPYRISVDRKTGYLYWGEVGPDASKDDSTRGPQGYDEVNQAKKAGYYGYPLFIADNKPYRAFDYETGVSGAYFNPEKPINNSRNNTGLQELPPAQKAFIWYPYGKSEEFPLVGTGGRNAEAGPVYYSEFYPKETRFPDYYNGKLFIYDWIRGWIMAVTMDKDGNYVKMERFMPSTKFNAPIDMEMGPDGRLYVLEYGNGWFSKNADAALSRIDFNGGNRAPKTGLSVSKLTGGLPFKVKITADGATDPDGDEISFLWNFGNGNKKETKEPFVEQTFTTAGEYPVFVDVTDSKGATTRSKMISVYAGNETPEVNIDITGNKMFYFPGKPVRYTVNVTDKEDGSTAAGNLDAANLYVKALYMEGRDKAGMPQGHQIVSGAIAGKNIMETSDCKTCHKPNEKSIGPSFMEVAAKYKDDPASPEYLAEKIIKGGSGVWGETAMAAHPGISTGEAKQIVEYIFSLAGGNKQEPSLPATGSVSATVGAELKDRGIFYLIASYTDKGGAGIRPITGTANVELRNPKIQAENYKQADGAATVEFGGIKVLIPTVSSWAAYKDLDLAEVNGIELTYFVQETPQHGYVVAAHLDSPTGQKLGEVTIGPGAVKETATTATITFPTWTGNQKHTLYLVFKAVDAAEKTPVGIDFLRLIAR from the coding sequence ATGAGACATTTTTTTATCATTTTAATCCTCGCCGTAATGGGCATTGGTGCTGTGAGTTGCAGCAAAACCCGCCCGGGTGTTCCCAAGGTGCTGGTGTTCACAAAAACAACCGGCTTCCGCCATGCCTCTATACCTGCCGGTATTAAAGCTATTCAGCAATTAGGCAAGGAGAATGGTTTTGAAGTGGATACAACGGAAAATGCAGAGCGCTTTACGGAAGACTCTCTGCAGCAATATGCAGCCGTGATCTTTCTGAATACAACAGGAGATGTGCTCAACTCCCGCCAGGAGGCTGATTTTGAAAGGTACATCCAGGCCGGTGGCGGTTATGTGGGCATCCACGCTGCTACAGATACTGAATACGACTGGCCATGGTATGGTAAACTGGCAGGCGCTTATTTTGAAAGCCATCCTCCGGGAACTGCCAAAGCCAAACTGATCATCAAGGATAAAAGTCATGCAGCTACCAAACATCTGCAGGATACCTGGGAGCATACGGACGAGTGGTATAATTTTAAAAATGTCAATAAGGAAACCAAAGTGCTGATAGCCGTGGATGAGAAATCATACACTGGTGGTAAAATGGGAGAAGATCATCCGATCAGCTGGTATCATAATTATGATGGCGGCCGCGCTTTCTATACGGAGTTAGGCCATACAGAAGAATCTTATACAGAATCTGCTTACCTGCAACACATCCTGGGCGGTATCCAGTATGCGATGGGTAAAAACCAGGTGCTGGATTATGCCAAGGCCACTACGCAACGTTTACCTGATGAAGACCGTTTCACCAAACAGGTGCTGAACAGTGGTAACTTCTTTGAACCTACAGAAATGGCCATCCTGCCTAACCTGGATATATTGGTGGTACAACGCCGTGGTGAAATATTGTTCTATAACAATACCACCAAAGCATTGTCCCAGGTAGGTTTCCTGAACGTATATCACAAAACAGATGTGCCCAAAGTAAATGCAGAAGAAGGTTTGATGGGTATTGCGGCAGATCCTGAATTTGCGAAGAACAATTACATCTATCTTTTCTATTCACCGGTAGATACTTCAGTGAACAGGCTGAGCCGTTTTGTTTTCAAGGATAATAAAGTAGTTCCTGAAAGTGAAAAAGTGATCCTGCAATTCTACTCCCAACGCAATATCTGCTGCCATACCGGTGGTTCCATTACTTTTGGCCCCGATGGTTTGCTGTACCTGTCTACAGGAGATAACACCACACCATTCGATGAACCGGACCAACCTTATGTAAGCAAAGGTTTTGGTCCGCAGGATGACAGACCCGGCCACTTACAATACGATGGCCGCAGAACTTCTTCCAACACCAACGATCTGCGCGGAAAGATCCTGCGGATCCGTTTGAAGGAAGATGGTTCTTATGAAATTCCGGAAGGCAACCTCTTCAAAGCCAGTGATAAAACAAAAGCAGAGATCTATACAATGGGTACACGTAACCCTTACCGTATCTCTGTAGACCGTAAAACCGGTTACCTGTACTGGGGTGAAGTTGGGCCTGATGCAAGTAAAGATGATTCCACCCGCGGCCCGCAAGGTTATGATGAGGTGAATCAGGCTAAGAAAGCCGGTTACTATGGATATCCTTTATTCATTGCAGACAACAAACCATACCGTGCGTTTGATTATGAAACCGGCGTATCAGGAGCTTACTTCAATCCTGAAAAACCGATCAATAATTCCCGCAACAATACAGGTTTACAGGAACTGCCTCCTGCACAGAAAGCATTCATCTGGTATCCTTACGGCAAATCTGAAGAATTCCCGCTGGTAGGAACAGGTGGCCGTAATGCAGAAGCAGGGCCGGTTTATTACTCAGAATTCTATCCAAAGGAAACACGTTTCCCGGATTACTATAATGGCAAACTCTTTATTTACGACTGGATCCGTGGTTGGATCATGGCAGTTACCATGGACAAAGATGGTAATTATGTGAAGATGGAAAGGTTCATGCCAAGTACAAAATTCAATGCGCCGATAGATATGGAAATGGGCCCTGATGGCCGTTTATATGTTTTGGAATATGGTAACGGCTGGTTCAGCAAAAATGCTGATGCTGCTTTATCCCGCATTGATTTCAATGGTGGTAACCGTGCTCCAAAAACCGGGTTATCTGTAAGTAAACTCACCGGTGGTTTACCATTCAAAGTGAAGATCACGGCAGATGGTGCAACAGACCCTGACGGCGATGAGATCTCCTTCTTATGGAATTTCGGCAACGGCAACAAGAAAGAAACAAAGGAACCGTTTGTTGAGCAAACATTCACTACAGCAGGAGAGTACCCAGTGTTTGTAGATGTAACAGACAGCAAAGGCGCTACTACCCGCAGTAAAATGATCAGTGTGTATGCCGGTAACGAAACACCGGAAGTGAATATTGATATCACGGGTAACAAGATGTTCTACTTCCCCGGCAAACCTGTACGTTATACCGTGAATGTAACAGATAAAGAAGATGGCAGTACCGCAGCCGGTAACCTGGATGCAGCCAACCTTTATGTGAAGGCATTGTACATGGAAGGACGTGATAAAGCAGGTATGCCGCAGGGGCACCAGATAGTTTCAGGTGCTATTGCAGGTAAGAACATCATGGAAACTTCTGATTGTAAAACCTGCCATAAACCGAATGAGAAATCTATCGGCCCAAGCTTTATGGAAGTGGCAGCGAAATATAAAGACGATCCTGCATCACCTGAATATCTTGCAGAGAAGATCATCAAAGGTGGCAGCGGTGTTTGGGGTGAAACAGCGATGGCTGCCCACCCTGGTATTTCCACAGGTGAGGCCAAACAGATCGTGGAGTACATTTTCTCCCTGGCTGGCGGTAACAAACAGGAACCCTCTTTACCTGCAACGGGTAGCGTATCCGCCACTGTGGGTGCTGAGCTGAAAGACCGTGGTATCTTTTACCTGATAGCCAGCTATACAGATAAAGGCGGTGCGGGCATCAGGCCTATTACTGGTACTGCAAATGTAGAACTACGCAATCCCAAGATCCAGGCAGAAAACTACAAACAGGCAGATGGTGCAGCTACTGTTGAGTTCGGTGGTATAAAAGTGCTGATCCCAACAGTGAGTTCCTGGGCTGCTTATAAAGACCTGGATCTGGCAGAGGTGAATGGCATTGAGCTGACCTATTTTGTGCAGGAAACACCACAGCATGGTTATGTGGTGGCTGCGCACCTGGATAGCCCAACCGGCCAAAAGTTAGGAGAGGTAACTATCGGGCCTGGTGCGGTGAAAGAAACTGCTACCACTGCTACGATCACTTTCCCTACCTGGACGGGCAATCAGAAACATACCCTGTACCTGGTGTTCAAAGCAGTGGATGCTGCGGAAAAAACACCGGTGGGTATAGATTTCCTCCGTTTGATAGCCAGGTAA
- a CDS encoding ThuA domain-containing protein — protein sequence MLKKYLLLLLALFTMSAGYAFKKAKPRLLVFSKTAGFRHDAIPVGKLAMLQLGAENGFDVDTTEDASVFTAKNLKRYKAIVFLSTTGNILNEEQQAAMESYIKKGGGFVGIHAATDTEYDWPWYNQLVGAYFLSHPNQQTATLKVVDRTHPATRHLDSNWIRRDEWYNFKSIVPGLHVLIKIDETSYTGGKNGDDHPMSWYREFDGGRTFYTELGHTKESYKEEAFLKHVLGGIEYVTGKKK from the coding sequence ATGCTGAAAAAATATTTGCTGCTATTACTGGCCCTGTTTACAATGAGTGCAGGTTATGCTTTTAAGAAAGCAAAACCACGCTTACTGGTATTCTCCAAAACAGCCGGCTTCAGACATGATGCCATTCCTGTTGGTAAACTCGCTATGCTCCAATTAGGCGCGGAGAACGGTTTTGATGTGGATACTACGGAAGATGCTTCCGTGTTCACTGCAAAGAATCTGAAAAGATACAAAGCCATTGTTTTCCTGAGCACCACAGGTAACATCCTGAATGAAGAACAGCAGGCAGCGATGGAATCCTATATCAAAAAAGGTGGCGGGTTTGTAGGTATTCATGCTGCTACGGATACGGAATACGACTGGCCATGGTACAACCAGCTGGTTGGCGCGTATTTCCTCAGTCATCCTAATCAGCAAACGGCTACTTTGAAAGTAGTGGACCGTACGCATCCTGCTACCAGACACCTGGATTCCAACTGGATCCGCAGGGATGAATGGTATAATTTCAAAAGCATTGTACCAGGCTTACATGTGCTGATCAAAATTGATGAAACTTCTTACACGGGCGGCAAAAATGGAGATGATCATCCCATGAGCTGGTACCGTGAATTTGATGGTGGCCGTACGTTTTACACGGAACTGGGGCATACCAAAGAATCCTATAAAGAAGAAGCATTTCTGAAACATGTGTTGGGTGGAATTGAGTATGTGACCGGGAAGAAGAAATGA
- a CDS encoding 3-keto-disaccharide hydrolase, with protein MKRFISSALILGVLAASTSAHAQSTPSLSKKEKKEGWVLLFDGKTTAGWKGFKKDEAPTSWKIEDGALFLDTDAKKAGATGGDIITAGEYENYELQIDWKISEGGNSGIIFGVQDDAKYGATYSTGPEMQVLDDDKHSDGKIHKHNSGDLYDLIAAPARYTKPVGQWNTAKIIKKDGKLTLILNGKVTAETTMGTEEWAKLIAGSKFKTWDGFGKFSKGHIALQDHGNKVWYKNIKLRQL; from the coding sequence ATGAAACGTTTTATCTCTTCCGCATTAATATTAGGTGTGCTGGCAGCTTCAACAAGCGCTCATGCACAAAGCACACCTTCGCTGAGCAAAAAAGAAAAGAAGGAAGGCTGGGTATTGCTGTTCGATGGCAAAACCACTGCAGGCTGGAAAGGCTTTAAAAAAGATGAAGCCCCCACTTCCTGGAAAATAGAAGATGGCGCGCTCTTCCTGGATACCGATGCTAAAAAAGCAGGTGCTACAGGCGGCGATATCATCACTGCCGGTGAGTACGAAAATTATGAACTGCAGATCGACTGGAAGATCTCCGAAGGAGGTAACAGCGGTATCATCTTTGGCGTACAGGACGATGCTAAATATGGTGCTACTTATTCTACCGGCCCTGAAATGCAGGTACTGGATGATGATAAACATTCGGATGGTAAGATCCATAAACACAACTCGGGTGATCTGTACGACCTGATCGCTGCTCCTGCCCGTTACACTAAACCGGTTGGACAATGGAACACAGCTAAGATCATTAAAAAAGACGGCAAGCTTACCCTGATCCTGAATGGTAAAGTAACTGCTGAAACTACCATGGGTACTGAAGAGTGGGCGAAACTGATCGCAGGCAGCAAATTCAAGACCTGGGATGGTTTCGGTAAATTCTCCAAAGGCCACATTGCGCTGCAGGACCATGGTAACAAAGTTTGGTACAAAAACATCAAGCTCCGCCAACTTTAA
- a CDS encoding c-type cytochrome, whose amino-acid sequence MKKLIWAPAMICAVMFALAACGGGGEEKKTEEKKEEATAPAADNSMVASVAGKGKELIAGQDCATCHKETEKVIGPSFKEIAAKYPATDANIATLADKIIKGGSGNWGEIPMAPHAGVPKADAVEMVKYILSVK is encoded by the coding sequence ATGAAAAAACTCATATGGGCGCCAGCTATGATCTGCGCAGTGATGTTTGCACTGGCTGCATGTGGTGGCGGCGGTGAAGAAAAGAAAACCGAAGAGAAAAAAGAAGAAGCAACTGCACCTGCTGCAGATAATTCCATGGTAGCAAGTGTTGCCGGGAAAGGTAAAGAATTGATCGCTGGCCAGGATTGCGCTACCTGCCACAAAGAAACTGAAAAAGTGATCGGGCCTTCTTTCAAAGAAATAGCTGCAAAATATCCTGCCACAGATGCTAACATTGCTACCCTGGCAGACAAGATCATCAAAGGTGGTTCCGGCAACTGGGGCGAAATTCCAATGGCTCCCCACGCTGGTGTTCCAAAAGCAGATGCGGTGGAAATGGTGAAGTATATCCTTTCCGTTAAATAA
- a CDS encoding sugar phosphate isomerase/epimerase family protein, with the protein MRTIKGPGIFLAQFLDDKAPFNSLESICKWSAGLGFKGVQIPTWDSRVIDLQKAAESKTYADEIKGIVQAAGMEITELSTHLQGQLVAVHPAYNELFDGFAPEALRGNPKARTEWAVNQLKYAAKASRNLGLDAHATFSGALLWHTVYPWPQRPAGLVETGFKELANRWLPILNEMDAHGVDLCYEVHPGEDLHDGASYEQFLAATGNHQRACLLYDPSHFVLQCLDYLSYIDIYHEKIKMFHVKDAEFNPTGRSGVYGGYQGWIDRPGRFRSLGDGQVDFKAVFSKLTQYNYSGWAVMEWECCMKHPEDGAREGAPFIKDHIIRVTEKAFDDFAGTGADENLNRRVLGL; encoded by the coding sequence ATGAGAACGATCAAAGGGCCAGGCATATTTCTGGCGCAGTTCCTGGACGATAAAGCTCCCTTCAATTCGTTGGAGAGCATTTGCAAATGGTCTGCCGGCCTTGGTTTTAAAGGGGTGCAGATCCCAACCTGGGATAGCCGGGTGATTGATCTGCAAAAGGCTGCTGAAAGCAAAACGTATGCAGATGAAATAAAAGGCATCGTTCAGGCTGCAGGTATGGAGATCACAGAACTGTCCACTCACCTGCAAGGTCAGCTGGTGGCGGTACATCCTGCTTATAATGAATTGTTTGACGGTTTTGCACCGGAAGCTTTAAGGGGTAATCCCAAGGCACGTACAGAATGGGCCGTTAATCAATTGAAATATGCTGCAAAAGCCAGCCGTAATTTAGGACTGGATGCGCATGCCACTTTCAGCGGCGCATTATTGTGGCATACAGTATATCCCTGGCCACAACGCCCTGCGGGTTTAGTGGAAACAGGGTTTAAGGAACTGGCCAACCGCTGGTTGCCTATTTTGAATGAGATGGATGCCCATGGTGTAGACCTTTGTTATGAAGTACATCCCGGAGAAGACCTCCATGATGGGGCCAGTTATGAACAATTCCTGGCGGCTACCGGCAATCATCAGCGTGCTTGCCTGTTATATGATCCAAGCCATTTTGTACTGCAATGCCTCGATTATCTGTCTTATATAGATATCTACCACGAGAAAATAAAAATGTTCCATGTGAAGGATGCGGAATTTAATCCTACAGGCCGTTCCGGTGTTTACGGAGGTTACCAGGGTTGGATAGACCGTCCGGGCAGGTTCCGTTCCCTGGGAGATGGACAGGTGGATTTCAAGGCAGTGTTCAGTAAACTGACACAATACAATTATTCAGGATGGGCTGTGATGGAATGGGAATGTTGCATGAAACATCCTGAAGATGGAGCCCGTGAAGGGGCACCTTTTATTAAAGATCACATCATCCGCGTAACGGAAAAAGCGTTTGACGATTTTGCCGGAACGGGAGCAGATGAGAATTTAAACAGAAGGGTATTAGGTCTTTAA
- a CDS encoding Gfo/Idh/MocA family protein, whose product MNRKLRMGMIGGGKDAFIGAIHRLAANMDGLIELKAGALSINPEIAQDSGRSLFLEEDRIYTDFKTMLEKEAAQPADKRLDFITIVTPNFAHFEPAMMALDKGFHVVVEKPITFTLDEAKQLKAKVEQTGLTLLLTHTYTGYPMVKQARAMVKNGALGKIRKVWVEYPQGWLSKLSEREGNAQAAWRTDPKRSGKSGCFGDIGTHAANLAEYISGQKIDKLCADLNIMVEGRMLDDDGAVLLRFDGGAAGVLMASQVAAGEENALKIRVYGEKGGLEWAQHEPNTLLVKWLDKPTEIYRAGAGNPHLDSFATHNCRTPGGHPEGYLEAFANLYRNFSLTLQAKIDGVPPTMGALDFPSVDDGIRGMAFIDMVVKSSASQEKWTKFEI is encoded by the coding sequence ATGAACAGGAAACTCAGAATGGGCATGATCGGAGGCGGAAAAGACGCCTTCATTGGAGCTATCCACCGCCTCGCGGCTAATATGGACGGACTGATTGAGCTGAAAGCGGGAGCATTGAGCATTAACCCTGAAATAGCACAGGACTCAGGGCGTTCCCTCTTCCTTGAAGAAGACCGCATCTATACTGACTTTAAAACAATGCTGGAAAAAGAAGCGGCACAGCCTGCAGATAAAAGGCTGGACTTCATTACCATCGTTACCCCCAACTTTGCACACTTTGAACCTGCTATGATGGCGTTGGACAAAGGTTTCCACGTAGTGGTAGAAAAACCTATCACCTTTACGCTGGATGAGGCAAAACAACTGAAAGCCAAAGTGGAGCAAACTGGTCTCACCCTGTTACTTACACATACTTATACAGGCTACCCAATGGTTAAACAGGCCCGTGCCATGGTGAAAAATGGTGCGCTGGGCAAGATCCGCAAAGTATGGGTGGAATATCCACAGGGCTGGCTGAGCAAACTCAGCGAAAGGGAAGGTAATGCACAGGCGGCCTGGCGTACAGATCCCAAACGTTCCGGTAAAAGCGGTTGTTTTGGCGATATCGGTACCCATGCGGCTAACCTGGCAGAGTACATTTCCGGCCAAAAAATCGATAAATTGTGTGCCGATCTGAACATTATGGTAGAAGGCCGTATGCTGGATGATGACGGTGCAGTGCTGTTACGTTTTGATGGAGGCGCAGCGGGTGTGCTGATGGCTTCACAGGTAGCAGCAGGAGAAGAGAATGCATTGAAGATCCGCGTGTATGGCGAAAAAGGCGGCCTGGAATGGGCACAGCATGAACCCAATACTTTATTGGTGAAGTGGCTGGACAAACCTACTGAGATCTATCGTGCAGGAGCGGGTAACCCTCACCTGGACAGTTTTGCCACACATAACTGCCGTACGCCGGGTGGGCATCCGGAAGGATACCTGGAAGCATTTGCGAACCTTTACCGCAACTTCTCCTTAACCCTGCAGGCTAAAATAGATGGCGTTCCGCCAACCATGGGTGCACTGGATTTCCCCAGTGTGGATGATGGTATCCGCGGTATGGCATTTATTGATATGGTGGTGAAATCATCAGCCAGCCAGGAGAAATGGACGAAGTTCGAGATCTAG
- a CDS encoding MFS transporter produces the protein MKQIQPRSLFVASCLALLVTSLSFGIRAGILGTLGKEFHLDGQELAIITGTAFWGFPLAVIIGGFIVDAIGMKNLLVAAFVLHLLGIILTVSTPYFSSGFWPLFISTLFIGMANGTVEAACNPLVATIFPENKTTKLNHFHLWFPGGIVIGTLLVTLFNQIGLNWQWQVVSMIIPTLFYGYLFLRLDFPVTERVAAGVSNSQMYRSVASPLFIFMLICMFGTAITELFTNQWIEILLKNVTEHGILILALTAGVQVFGRAVAGPVVHKISPTGVLLVSAILSAIGLFLMGSVSGYMLIVAAVIFGMGITYFWPTMLGFVSENIPESGALGMNLMGGAGMFAVSIYTYFMGGFYDNIISKNLPAGGTLDTFRSAVAGTPEAAAFTQAQAVAGPEIINVTLIIPVILVVAFGGLFFYMKGRNKQTLQTA, from the coding sequence ATGAAACAGATACAGCCTAGGAGTCTTTTTGTTGCCAGTTGCCTGGCCCTGCTGGTCACGTCCCTTTCCTTTGGGATCCGTGCCGGTATACTGGGCACACTTGGCAAGGAATTTCATTTAGATGGCCAGGAATTGGCGATTATTACCGGTACTGCTTTCTGGGGTTTCCCACTGGCAGTTATTATCGGCGGGTTTATTGTGGATGCCATAGGAATGAAGAACCTCCTGGTGGCAGCATTTGTTTTACACCTGCTGGGGATCATCCTCACGGTGAGCACACCTTATTTTTCTTCCGGTTTCTGGCCGCTTTTCATTTCCACTTTATTTATCGGAATGGCGAATGGTACAGTAGAAGCAGCCTGTAACCCACTGGTTGCCACTATCTTTCCGGAAAACAAAACTACAAAGCTCAATCACTTTCATCTCTGGTTCCCCGGAGGTATTGTTATCGGCACCTTGCTGGTAACACTTTTTAACCAGATAGGCCTTAACTGGCAATGGCAGGTGGTGAGCATGATCATCCCTACACTGTTCTACGGTTATTTGTTCCTGCGTTTGGACTTCCCTGTTACAGAACGTGTAGCAGCGGGTGTTTCCAACAGCCAGATGTATCGTTCGGTGGCCAGCCCTTTATTCATCTTTATGCTGATCTGCATGTTTGGTACAGCTATTACAGAACTGTTCACTAACCAATGGATCGAGATATTGTTAAAGAATGTAACGGAACATGGCATCCTCATCCTGGCATTAACTGCAGGGGTGCAGGTTTTTGGCCGTGCAGTGGCCGGGCCTGTTGTACATAAGATCTCTCCCACGGGTGTATTGCTGGTGTCTGCTATCCTTTCCGCCATCGGATTATTCCTGATGGGCAGCGTTTCCGGTTACATGCTGATCGTGGCTGCTGTTATTTTCGGAATGGGTATTACTTATTTCTGGCCTACCATGCTTGGTTTTGTATCTGAGAACATTCCTGAATCAGGTGCATTGGGTATGAACCTGATGGGCGGAGCAGGTATGTTTGCCGTATCTATCTATACTTATTTTATGGGTGGTTTTTACGATAATATTATTAGTAAGAACTTGCCAGCCGGCGGTACATTAGATACTTTCCGTTCTGCAGTTGCAGGTACACCTGAAGCTGCAGCATTTACCCAGGCCCAGGCTGTAGCCGGTCCGGAGATCATCAATGTTACATTGATCATCCCTGTTATACTGGTGGTAGCATTCGGCGGGCTTTTCTTTTATATGAAAGGAAGGAATAAACAAACTTTACAAACAGCCTAA
- a CDS encoding RNA polymerase sigma-70 factor, translating into MNGHLHTEEVLRALQARNAKTFAEVYQAFFPLLYSTARKYLQEKTIAEEIIQDVFLHIWENKLELEHPAALKNYLCKAVANRCLNHLQREQMLRRHHEQILLSTEESYVSTFVEEQELRFRIYEAIEQLPPKCKQIFKLSRYEGLKNGAIAEQLGISVKTVENQMTIALRQLRETLMDPQTSFSAAARNKMLLFVLG; encoded by the coding sequence ATGAACGGCCATCTACATACAGAAGAGGTCCTCCGTGCCCTCCAGGCCCGGAATGCTAAAACATTTGCTGAAGTTTACCAGGCCTTCTTCCCGCTCCTGTACAGCACTGCGCGTAAATACCTGCAGGAAAAGACCATCGCCGAAGAGATCATCCAGGACGTTTTCCTCCATATCTGGGAAAATAAACTGGAACTGGAACATCCCGCCGCCCTGAAGAATTATCTCTGCAAAGCTGTAGCCAACCGTTGCCTCAATCACCTCCAGCGGGAACAAATGCTCCGCCGCCATCATGAACAGATCCTCCTCAGCACGGAAGAAAGTTATGTATCCACTTTCGTGGAAGAACAGGAACTTCGGTTCCGTATCTACGAAGCCATTGAACAACTTCCCCCCAAATGCAAGCAGATCTTCAAACTCAGCCGGTATGAAGGCCTGAAGAATGGCGCCATCGCCGAACAGCTGGGCATTTCCGTAAAAACCGTGGAAAACCAGATGACCATTGCCCTGCGGCAATTACGGGAAACCTTAATGGACCCGCAAACTTCCTTCTCCGCCGCCGCCCGGAACAAAATGTTGCTTTTTGTACTTGGGTAA